Proteins found in one Lysinibacillus fusiformis genomic segment:
- the pabA gene encoding aminodeoxychorismate/anthranilate synthase component II: MILMIDNYDSFIYNIVQYLGEFGHEIVVKRNDVMTVEEIEQLAPDMIVISPGPCSPNEAGESLNIIKYFAGNIPILGVCLGHQALAQVFGGNVIRAERLMHGKTSPVLHAEVGLHKGMPNPFQATRYHSLIVEKETLPACLEVTAWTEEGEIMGLRHKEYPIEGVQYHPESIMTEQGKKLLRQFIEMYVEGVK; this comes from the coding sequence ATGATTTTAATGATCGACAATTATGATTCATTTATTTATAACATCGTCCAATATTTGGGTGAATTTGGTCATGAGATAGTTGTGAAACGTAATGATGTTATGACAGTAGAGGAAATAGAACAACTTGCACCTGATATGATTGTTATTTCTCCAGGACCTTGTAGTCCGAATGAGGCGGGTGAAAGCCTGAACATTATTAAATATTTCGCGGGAAATATTCCGATTTTAGGGGTTTGCCTTGGACATCAGGCACTTGCACAGGTATTTGGTGGCAATGTCATACGAGCGGAACGTCTAATGCATGGTAAGACATCACCCGTGCTGCATGCAGAAGTAGGTTTGCATAAAGGTATGCCAAATCCATTCCAAGCAACTCGCTATCACTCTCTTATTGTAGAAAAGGAGACATTACCAGCGTGTCTAGAAGTAACAGCTTGGACAGAAGAGGGAGAAATTATGGGTCTTCGTCATAAAGAATATCCAATTGAGGGTGTACAATATCATCCAGAATCCATTATGACGGAGCAAGGGAAAAAACTTCTTCGCCAATTTATAGAGATGTATGTAGAAGGAGTGAAATAG
- the folP gene encoding dihydropteroate synthase, whose translation MLEKYTKPLTINGITLDYTQETFVMGILNVTPDSFSDGGKYNNVVAAVAQAKKMVAEGAKIIDVGGESTRPGYERISDEEEIARIVPVIQALAKEVKAVISVDTYKASVARAAIEAGAHIINDIWGAKAEPEIAQVAADLHVPIILMHNRENMDYGVDFWTTAKADIEKSIAIAQQAGVPEHHIILDPGIGFAKNTAQNIAMMQHLTELVAMGYPVLLATSRKSMIGNVLKLPIEERLEGTSATVAYGIEKGCHMIRVHDVKEMARTTHMADVLVGKRLFKEEA comes from the coding sequence ATGCTAGAAAAATATACGAAACCATTAACGATTAATGGTATTACATTAGACTATACACAAGAAACATTTGTTATGGGGATTCTAAATGTTACACCAGACTCCTTCTCTGATGGAGGAAAGTATAACAATGTGGTGGCTGCTGTTGCTCAAGCGAAAAAAATGGTAGCTGAAGGAGCAAAAATCATTGATGTAGGTGGGGAATCTACACGTCCAGGGTATGAACGAATTTCAGATGAAGAAGAAATTGCACGCATTGTGCCTGTTATTCAAGCATTAGCAAAAGAAGTAAAGGCCGTTATTTCTGTTGATACGTATAAAGCAAGTGTAGCGCGTGCTGCAATTGAAGCGGGCGCACATATCATCAATGATATTTGGGGAGCGAAAGCAGAACCAGAAATTGCTCAGGTGGCTGCAGATTTACATGTTCCTATCATTTTAATGCATAATCGCGAAAATATGGATTATGGCGTTGATTTTTGGACGACTGCGAAGGCAGATATAGAAAAAAGTATTGCCATCGCACAGCAAGCTGGAGTCCCTGAGCATCATATCATCTTAGATCCAGGTATTGGCTTTGCTAAAAATACTGCACAAAATATAGCTATGATGCAACACTTAACGGAATTAGTGGCTATGGGTTATCCGGTATTATTAGCAACATCACGTAAATCAATGATTGGTAATGTTTTAAAGCTACCTATTGAGGAGCGTCTTGAAGGGACAAGTGCAACAGTCGCTTATGGAATTGAAAAGGGCTGTCATATGATCAGAGTTCACGATGTAAAGGAAATGGCGCGTACAACACATATGGCGGATGTATTAGTGGGTAAACGTTTGTTTAAGGAGGAAGCTTGA
- the folK gene encoding 2-amino-4-hydroxy-6-hydroxymethyldihydropteridine diphosphokinase encodes MKDVYLSIGTNMGERYENLQHAVALLKEKKEIELIRVSSVYETAAVGYTDQADFLNIAVHLKTDISSAEMLKICQAIEQELGRVKEFRWGPRVIDLDILLYNQENIETESLIVPHPRMYERAFVLVPLIEITPSPLDEQLQQAHDLLQQMDCEKEGVIFWKLFNEPSTVN; translated from the coding sequence ATGAAGGATGTCTATTTATCTATCGGAACAAATATGGGAGAGAGATATGAGAATCTTCAGCACGCAGTAGCCCTTTTAAAGGAAAAGAAGGAAATTGAGCTAATTCGTGTTTCATCTGTTTATGAAACAGCAGCTGTCGGTTATACGGATCAGGCAGATTTTTTAAATATAGCTGTTCATCTAAAAACAGATATATCGTCTGCTGAGATGTTGAAGATTTGCCAAGCAATCGAACAGGAATTAGGGCGTGTAAAAGAATTTCGCTGGGGCCCACGGGTTATTGACCTTGACATTTTACTTTACAATCAAGAGAATATTGAAACGGAGAGCTTAATTGTTCCTCATCCAAGAATGTATGAGCGAGCATTCGTCCTAGTACCACTTATAGAGATTACACCTTCACCACTGGATGAACAGCTACAACAAGCGCATGATCTGTTACAGCAAATGGATTGTGAAAAGGAAGGCGTGATCTTCTGGAAACTTTTTAATGAGCCTTCAACGGTGAATTAA
- the folB gene encoding dihydroneopterin aldolase: MDYIHLKDMQFYGYHGVLAAETTLGQRFRANVSLAVDMTKAGETDDLSYTVNYAEVYALCRDIVEGEPFKLIEALVVKIANAILATYPDKVEGVRVELIKPDPPIHGYYKEVSVEVTRGDF, translated from the coding sequence ATGGATTATATTCATTTAAAGGACATGCAGTTTTATGGCTATCATGGTGTGTTAGCCGCGGAAACGACTCTAGGTCAACGCTTCCGAGCAAATGTTTCGCTTGCAGTAGATATGACAAAAGCTGGGGAAACGGATGATCTTTCTTATACAGTTAATTATGCAGAGGTATATGCGTTATGTCGCGATATTGTAGAAGGCGAACCGTTTAAGCTTATTGAGGCTCTTGTTGTGAAAATAGCGAATGCAATTTTAGCAACCTATCCGGATAAAGTAGAGGGCGTTCGTGTAGAGCTCATTAAACCAGACCCACCCATTCATGGCTATTACAAAGAGGTATCTGTTGAGGTAACGAGAGGTGATTTCTAA
- the dusB gene encoding tRNA dihydrouridine synthase DusB, with the protein MGQSTEKPFQIGDIVMDNRVVLAPMAGICNSAFRLTVKEFGAGLVYAEMISDKGIVQKNEKTLGMLYIDERENPLSLQIFGGDKATLVEAAKYVDENTTADIIDINMGCPVNKIIKCEAGARLLLNPDKVYEMVAAVVDAVKKPVSVKMRIGWDEEHIFAIENAQAVERAGASAVAVHGRTRVQMYEGKANWDYIRQVKENVSIPVLGNGDVETPQDAKRMLETTGVDAVMIGRAALGNPWMIYRTVQYLETGELKEEPGVREKMDVCLLHFERLLQLKGEGIAVREMRKHASWYLKGIRGNGKARNAINQTETAAELRALLNGLVQEYEESESKLIVPEAKELII; encoded by the coding sequence TTGGGTCAGTCAACAGAGAAGCCATTTCAAATTGGCGATATTGTCATGGACAATCGAGTAGTATTAGCGCCAATGGCTGGGATTTGTAACTCTGCTTTCCGATTAACGGTTAAGGAGTTTGGTGCAGGTCTCGTATACGCTGAAATGATTAGTGATAAGGGCATTGTTCAAAAAAATGAAAAAACATTAGGTATGCTTTATATCGATGAACGTGAAAATCCTCTGTCATTGCAAATCTTTGGTGGGGATAAAGCAACCTTAGTGGAAGCAGCAAAATATGTGGATGAAAATACAACTGCTGATATTATTGATATCAACATGGGATGCCCTGTTAATAAAATCATAAAATGTGAAGCGGGTGCACGCTTGCTACTTAATCCAGATAAAGTATATGAAATGGTAGCGGCTGTTGTGGATGCCGTCAAAAAACCAGTTAGCGTAAAAATGCGTATTGGCTGGGACGAAGAGCATATTTTTGCAATTGAAAATGCCCAAGCTGTTGAGCGGGCAGGTGCATCTGCAGTAGCAGTTCATGGTCGTACACGTGTACAAATGTATGAAGGTAAAGCGAATTGGGATTACATTCGTCAAGTGAAGGAAAATGTCAGCATTCCTGTGCTTGGTAATGGGGACGTGGAAACACCACAAGACGCGAAACGCATGCTTGAAACTACAGGTGTAGATGCAGTAATGATTGGACGTGCTGCTTTAGGTAATCCATGGATGATCTACCGTACGGTTCAATACCTAGAAACAGGTGAATTAAAAGAAGAACCAGGTGTACGTGAAAAAATGGATGTATGTCTATTACACTTTGAACGACTTCTTCAATTAAAAGGAGAAGGAATTGCAGTTCGGGAAATGCGTAAACATGCATCATGGTATTTAAAAGGGATTCGCGGCAATGGTAAAGCACGCAATGCCATTAACCAAACTGAAACTGCGGCAGAGCTTCGCGCATTGTTAAATGGTCTTGTACAGGAGTATGAAGAGAGCGAATCTAAATTGATTGTTCCAGAAGCCAAAGAATTAATTATATAG
- the pabB gene encoding aminodeoxychorismate synthase, component I, protein MFKGENNLKTILTKTLTMDADSFFYSYKNQTETQQAHVFLESGRGGHFSIAAWNPLATAQSVEGGLLVNWRNGRQEVLQGESLDLLEELVAEYRVTYNAELPVFQGGAIGFVAYDYARKIEELPNTAIDDLQVPDIYYYIFDCWAVHDVKTNTVTLMKLEDNEVNLEEWANNWHVAAQAGLGARKFEKTNATEVMNDENELLVSFAGADFEAAVKKIQTYIAQGDVFQVNLSVRQSKNLNATAMDVYEALRAFNPSPYMAYIEAPDFAVVSGSPELLVKRQGNELSTRPIAGTRPRGKSEVEDLALAQELIENDKERAEHVMLVDLERNDLGRVSAYGTVEVDEFMVIERYSHVMHIVSNVRGEIAEGKTNADVIRAMFPGGTITGAPKIRTMEIIEELEPVRRGLYTGSIGWLGFTGDMEFNIVIRTAFIKDGVAHIQAGAGIVIDSVPEREYQESLNKAKAMWQAKAMAEERAK, encoded by the coding sequence ATGTTTAAAGGGGAAAATAACTTGAAGACAATACTTACGAAAACATTAACGATGGATGCAGATTCATTTTTTTATAGCTATAAAAATCAGACAGAGACTCAGCAAGCACATGTGTTTTTAGAAAGTGGACGTGGTGGACATTTTTCAATAGCTGCGTGGAATCCATTAGCTACCGCACAATCAGTAGAGGGTGGGCTTTTAGTAAATTGGAGAAATGGTAGACAAGAAGTTTTACAAGGTGAGTCCCTCGACTTATTGGAAGAGCTTGTGGCGGAATATCGGGTTACTTATAATGCAGAGCTTCCTGTTTTTCAGGGAGGGGCTATTGGATTCGTTGCGTATGATTATGCCCGTAAAATTGAGGAGCTTCCTAATACGGCAATAGATGACCTACAAGTACCAGATATCTATTATTATATTTTTGATTGTTGGGCAGTACATGATGTGAAAACAAATACAGTGACACTTATGAAGCTAGAAGATAATGAGGTCAACTTGGAAGAATGGGCTAACAACTGGCATGTTGCAGCACAGGCTGGATTAGGCGCGCGCAAATTTGAAAAAACAAATGCTACAGAAGTTATGAATGATGAGAACGAATTACTTGTTTCATTTGCAGGAGCTGATTTCGAGGCAGCGGTTAAAAAAATACAAACGTATATCGCGCAAGGTGATGTCTTTCAGGTGAATTTATCTGTTCGTCAGTCTAAGAACCTAAATGCAACTGCAATGGATGTCTATGAGGCACTTCGAGCGTTTAATCCTTCACCATATATGGCTTATATTGAAGCACCTGATTTTGCTGTTGTTTCTGGATCACCAGAATTATTAGTCAAGCGTCAAGGCAATGAGTTGTCGACGAGACCAATTGCGGGTACTCGACCAAGAGGAAAATCCGAAGTGGAAGATTTAGCGTTGGCTCAGGAGTTAATTGAAAATGACAAAGAGCGTGCTGAGCATGTAATGTTAGTGGATTTAGAGCGTAATGATTTAGGCCGAGTATCGGCCTATGGAACAGTGGAAGTGGATGAATTTATGGTCATTGAGCGCTATTCACATGTCATGCATATCGTTTCAAATGTGCGTGGAGAAATAGCAGAAGGCAAAACGAATGCAGATGTTATTCGCGCAATGTTCCCAGGTGGGACAATTACAGGAGCGCCAAAGATCCGCACTATGGAAATTATTGAAGAATTGGAGCCTGTACGACGTGGTTTATATACAGGCTCAATCGGCTGGCTAGGCTTTACCGGTGATATGGAGTTTAATATTGTGATCCGTACAGCATTTATAAAAGATGGGGTTGCGCATATTCAGGCTGGCGCAGGCATTGTCATTGACTCTGTTCCCGAAAGAGAGTATCAGGAATCTTTAAACAAAGCGAAGGCAATGTGGCAGGCGAAGGCAATGGCAGAGGAGCGAGCAAAATGA
- the pabC gene encoding aminodeoxychorismate lyase: protein MQCWMNGNYMAAQDLRISPFDHGFLYGLGFFETFRTYRGQVFCWEEHMERLQHALSQYHIHLTYSENVLLEVVQQLNQLAGGQDGYFRLNVSAGEHNIGLQPTEYRQPNVIVFRKELQDTPRGTEKIAQWLTTTRNTPEQGVRVKSHHYGNNVLGRFEMPSLAKQEGFFLTEQGYVAEGVTSNVFWVKNDILYTPSLETGILPGIIRAWIIEKANALDIEVQQGFYTKEDLLQSTECFITNSVQELVPISSLDNQRFLGNKGPIYSLLHGAFIQEVEQG from the coding sequence ATGCAGTGCTGGATGAATGGAAACTATATGGCGGCCCAGGATTTGAGAATTTCGCCATTTGATCATGGGTTTTTATACGGTTTGGGATTTTTTGAAACGTTCCGAACATATAGGGGTCAGGTATTCTGCTGGGAAGAACATATGGAAAGATTACAGCATGCTTTATCACAATATCACATTCATTTAACCTATTCTGAAAATGTATTACTTGAGGTTGTACAACAACTAAATCAACTGGCAGGCGGTCAGGATGGCTACTTCCGTTTAAATGTATCCGCTGGAGAGCATAATATTGGATTACAGCCAACAGAATATAGGCAACCCAATGTCATCGTTTTTCGCAAGGAACTTCAGGACACACCGCGTGGTACTGAAAAGATTGCACAATGGCTTACTACAACACGCAATACACCTGAACAAGGGGTACGAGTTAAATCGCATCATTATGGCAACAACGTACTTGGTCGCTTTGAAATGCCATCACTGGCCAAACAAGAAGGTTTCTTTTTAACGGAACAAGGCTATGTGGCTGAAGGTGTGACATCAAATGTTTTTTGGGTAAAAAATGATATACTATATACGCCTTCCTTGGAGACAGGTATTTTACCAGGGATTATTCGTGCATGGATTATAGAGAAGGCCAATGCGCTAGATATCGAAGTACAGCAAGGCTTTTATACAAAAGAAGACTTACTACAGAGTACGGAATGCTTCATTACCAATTCAGTACAAGAGCTTGTGCCTATTAGTAGCTTGGATAACCAGCGATTTTTAGGCAATAAAGGACCTATTTATTCGCTTTTGCATGGGGCATTTATTCAAGAAGTGGAGCAAGGATAA